TGATGAGCACGTCGATCCGCCCGAACCTGTCCATGGCCGCTTCCGCCATGGCCGCCGTGGATGCCTCGTCGCTCACGTCGGTGGTGACGGACAGGGCCTCGGAGCCGGAGTCGGCCAGTTCCTCCACCACCGGCGAGCCGTCCAACAGGTCGGCGATCACGACCCTGGCTCCCTCAGCGGCCACGCCGAGGGCATAGGCGCGGCCGATTCCACGAGCCCCGCCGGTGATTATGACCACCTTGCCGTCTAGCACTCCCATACGGACCACCTTCTCGATGCCGGTCTATGGTCCAACACTAGCCGAATTGATATTGGTGGTGGTAATAATCTGGCGGGGGTTCGGGCCGCGTGGCTTGCCATGGCCCACGGATTGCAATAGATATGATCAAACTCACGGAGCGAGCAACCGAACCCGTCAGCCACACGTTGAGGAGGAGACACATGGAGACGCCGAGCGTCCGGCATGGATACACGACCGGTTCCCAAGGCAACCGCCTGCACTACCTGGACTACGGAGGCGAGGGGACGACCCTGATATGCATGCACGGAGTGATCGGCAACGCCTGGAACTGGAAGGCCGTAGCGGCCGGTATCGGTGACCGGCGGCGGGTGGTGGCCCTCGACTTCCGCGGCTACGGCGAGAGCCAGTGGTCGGCGGACCATAGCTACACGACCTCCGACCATGTGGCGGACCTGGGAGCCCTGATCGAAGCTCTTGGTGAGGAGAGCGTTGACCTGATGGGTTCCTCCTGGGGCGCCCTGGTGGCCATCCAGTACGCGGCGGAGAACCCCGACCGGGTCGGAAGCATCGTGGTGGTGGACGTGGAGGCCTCATTCGCCCAGAGCGAGACCGACCTCTTCCCCCGACCCACCAGCCAAGCCGACCATGGCGAGGTGCGCACGGGGCTCGGATTCGCCTTCCCCAACGCCCCCGAGGAGATGCTGGAGCTGACCGCGCTGACCAGCTTCGGACCGGTCGACGGCGGGCGGCTGGCACCCAAGCACGACCCCTACTTCTTCGAACGCTGGCCCTTCCGCTCCGACGACCACTGGGAACGGCTGGATGGCATGGCGACCCCGGCCCTACTGGTTCATGCCGCCGACAGCTTCGTGAACCACGATGTCATGGCCGACATGGCCAGCCGCATGACCAACGCAACCCTGGTCCAGGTCGAGAACAGCACCCACGTCGTGCCGGTCGACAACCCCGACGGCCTGCTGGAGGTCCTCCTGCCCTTCCTGTAGTCGTTGTCCGAGATGCTCGCCGGCACTCTGATACCAGGGGCCCTACCGCCTAACGGAGCGGCTCCGGCGGCCTACCGTGAACTCTCTGGTAGTTCTACCGGGAAGTCCACTGGTGACTTCCCGTGACTTCCCCGTGACTCCCGATTGTTCGCCAACACATGCTGGGAGGAGTGCGGCCGCTCAGTCGGCCCCCTCACGATCCGGAGGCTCCTCCGAGGGGTGGTCTTCGCTATCGGTTGGACTGGGGGATCTCATGAGCGGTGAGGAAATGTACATTGCCTTGCCTGGGCTATAGATCTTGGCTGGACGCCCTCCTCTGGCACGAGGACCTGTTTGGGCGCCGGTGGAGCGGAGAAAGTCGGGGCTGGTCGTGACCTTGCGGTGGAAGTTGGCCGGGTCGATGCGGGCGTTCCACACCACCTCGTAGACCCGCCGCAACTGGCTGATAGTGAACTCGGGTGGGCAGAATTGCGCGGCGAGGGTGGTGTATTCGAGCTTCGAGCGCACCCTTTCCACCGCCTCCTTGATGATCGTGCCGTGGTCGAAAGCCAACTTGAGGGCATCGGCTTCGACCATCACGACGGAGAAGAGGCTGGCGTCGGCCGCGTCTCCACCTCCCCGCGGCTCGGGAAGATTGGCGAGGATGGCCCAGTAGGCGACTGTGACCACCCGCATCCGCGGGTCGCGGTCAGGCGTTCCGTACGTGCCTAGTTGCTCGAGATGGCGCGGCTGGGCTCTAACCCCTGTTTCCTCGTGGAGTTCGCGCAGTGCGGCCTCCTCTAGACCCTCGTTGGGACGCACGAAGCCGCCCGGCAGCGCCCAACGCCCCTTGCCTGGGTTTTGCCCGCGCCGGATCAGGAGGATCTGAAGTTCGTTGCCGACGATGGTGAAGGTGACCACGTCCACGGTGACGGCGACCGGTGGGAACGCCCGCGGGTCGTACCCGTCGGGAGGCTTCGTGTCACACCCCATCGTTACGATGATATCAAGTTTGTGTTGACAGGACAAGAACCCGGAGCTAGGGTTATTGTCAAAACGGAATAACTCGGTGAGTCTCGGTGTCTTACCTAGATGCAGAACGCCCGGGCAGCCCAGACCGAAGGAGAAATATATTGACTGACGCGACCGTTACCGAGCCGACCAAGCTCTGGTTCCTTCTCGACCGTTCGGGATCGATGGGCGCTGTAGCCCAGGATGTGATCGGAGGGTTCAACACGTTCATCGCCGACCAGGCCCGGGCACCCGGAACCGCGCATCTCACCCTCGTACAGTTCGACAGCCAGGCGCCGTTCGAGATCATCCACGATGCGGTGCGGGTCGAGGACGTACCGGAGCTCACCACCGAGATCTACCGGCCGCGAGGGATGACCCCCCTGCTGGACGCGATCGGTGACCTCATCGAGCACGCCGACCGGCGCATCGATGCCAGATCCCGGGACGATCGACCCGCGGAGGACCAGTTGGTGGTGATCTTCAGCGACGGCTTGGAGAACGCCTCCAGCCGGTACACCCGGGCGCGGGTGGCGGAGCTGGTCAGCCGCAGGCAGGAAGACCGTTGGGAGTTCGTGTTCATGGGCGCCAACCAGGACAGCTACCTGGAAGCGGGCCGCATCGGAGTCTCCCGGGAGAGCACCTCCAACTATGCCGCCACCGCGGTGGGTACCTCAGCGGCGTTCCAGTCGATCTCGCGAGCCACCCGAGAGTTTCGGGGAAAGACCAGGGTCGAACGGACGAGAGACTCCGGGACCTTCTTCGGCGGCACCCGCGAGGCGGAGGACGTGATGAGGCCCGGGGGCGGGCCCGCGAGGGGCCCTAGGCGGCGCCGGGGCATCCCGAACCTGGAACGGGCGGCGGTTGGCCGGCCCATCACCCGGCTGGGGATATCCCTGTTCCCCGTCTACTTGCCTGGGAACGACCTGCCCGAGATCGCCACGGGACCGGACGCAGGTCTGGTCATCGAGGAGCTACGCGCTTCGAGGGTGCCATCGCTCGAAGTGACGAATCCGACAACCCACCCCGTACTGATCCCGGAGGGGGAACAGTTGATCGGCGGCCTCCAGGACCGGGTGCTCAACACGAGCGTCCTGGTGGCTCCGTCCACCCACCTCGACATACCCGTGTCGTGCCTCGAGCAGGGCAGGTGGGGCGATCGTCGTGATTTCGGCCACGGACGGGCATTCGCACCAAGACGGACGCGGCGGGCGAAGAACGCGTCGGTTGCCGACTCGGTCCGCCGGGAAGGATCTCGGCGGAGCGACCAGGCCGCTGTCTGGAACGTTATCGACCAGGAACTGGCCCATCTTGGGGTCGACTCCGGTACCCGGGCCGTCCGGGACGCCGAGCAGTTCCTCCGCCGCGACCGGCAACGTGCTCACGTGATCCGGCGCCTCGCCAGGCGAGGGCCGCTGCCGGGCCAGTGCGGCGTGGTGGTCGCCCACGGGAGGCGCGTGGTGGCGATCGAAGTGTTCGGCAACCGCGACCTGCTCCTCCCCCACTGGGAAGGTTTGGTCCGATCCCACCTGCTGGAACGACCGACCGCCAACGGACATCCCTCGGCAACCCTGGCCCTTCACAGGATCGGACGCTTCGCCGGAGCGGCGGCAGTGGCGAACCGAGGCGTCGGCCTCGGCACAGAGCTGCACGTGAACGACCGGAGGACGGTGGGCCAGGCCCTCATCCACCAAGGCGCCGTGGTCCACGCGTCCGCGTTCATGATCGGCTGAAGGCCAGTGGCCCTTGCTTAGAACGAGGGTGGGGACGAGACCACCAGGAAACGGCAGCCGGCCTGACCGGCTGCCGTGATCGTGTGCGGGATCGTGGCCGGATAGGTGTACACATCGCCTCGGGTCAACTCGACCGGCGCCGAGCCCTGCAGCTCCACCCGCAGGCAACCCTCCAGCACGTAGATGACCTCCTCACCCTCGTGGCCGGTGTTGACCGTGCCGACGCCGGGGTCGAACTCCACCTCGTTCGGCTCCATGAGGTGGGAGCCTCCCCGGGTCAGGAACCGCACCGAGGCACCTTCCACGAGTTGGTAGGTCTCACCTTCGCCATGACGGACCAGGCTGGTATCCAACCGCTCCTGAGGCTGGAGAAGGCTGTGAGCTGTGGTATCCAGAGCCTGGGCAACGTAGTGAAGAGCCATCAGGCTGGGCATGGCCTTCCCGTTCTCCAGCTGGCTGAGAAACGGTTGGGACAAACCACAGCGGGAGGCCAGTTGCTGCAGCGTCAGCCCCTGTGCCTTGCGAAGTCTCCTAAGCGCAGCACCCAAGGAGGCGGCCACAGCGTCCCCGTCGACCGGTCGAGCATCATTGCCGGCCTCCGCTGCAGTGGTCATGGCCCGATGCTACCGCCCCACCCGGCGGCCCCGTGCCCTCGTTAGTGTGTATGCATCTTCATCCTCGGGAGGGACCCGCCTACATGGTCATGAACCCAAGCGAAGAAGCCCTACGCTCCGGAGAGGACAGCAAGGCACGGCAATTGAAGTCGGTACGTTCGAAGGTCGCCAAGGCTCCACAAGGGGCGGCACTAGTGGTGGGCAAAGCTAGCCGCGTCGCCTATCGGTACACCAACGCGACGGTTCGAGATGTCAAAAAGGCAGACATGCGGTTTCATGCCAAGCCCGCTGAGTTGGCACAAGCGATTACGGCTTCCGCGCAAGCGACGATCAGTGATGTCGCCGGGACCGCAGCGGCCCAGATCGGAAGGGCCACCACCACTGCTGCCGGCAAGACCACCGAACTCATCCAAACCACGGCTACCGAAGTCGGAGAAGCCGGCACTGCGGCGGCCGGCAAGGCCCGGGCACTAGCGGGAACGACGGCTTCAGACGTCGGTAACGCAATGGGCGTGGCCGCTGCCGGTGTTCTAGAGCACGGCCGGGTCTTCCGGAAGAAGTGCCAGGAGTCCTTCGAGCCACTCAAGACCGGTGCGAGGAAAGGCGGAGATAACACGGACGAGTGGGCACAGGCAGCCGCGGCGGGAGCCTGGGGAGCTCTTGTGAGCCTTCAGGCAGCGGTTCCAACCTTCAACGACCTCTCTCCATTGCTCAAGACAAAGCTCGCGTTGGCGGGCATGCACGGTGCCTGGAGACCGGTCCATCTCGCGAGTTCCTTCTACGAGTCGAGCATTCCGTTCCCCATCAGGAATCTTGGAGAGGACGCGGTGCTCGCCTTCATCGACGGGAAGCATGCCAGTCATATTAAAGCGGTTAGCAATATGCCTGGACGGATGATGGATAATGCCAACATTGTTTGGGAGGCTGCCCGTGACAATTTGGCCCGCGGCAATGCCGACATGACCCCCCTCGAATTGGCAAAGGCCAACACGCTGAACGCCCTCCATGCCACTGGGATCGTCGCAGCCGAGGCGCTCCAGACCGCGGCGGTCGCCGGATGCATCGGGATGGCCCTCGAAGGAGTGGTCAGCGTGACCGAGAACCTTATTTACGTCTACAAGGACGAGATGACGTACCGACAGGCAGGTCGAAGGGTTCTGAAAGACATGCTGACCAAGGGTAAGGGGGCTGCCATCGGCGGGGCTGGCATGACGGTCGTCGTGGCCCTGGGCGGCGGCCCCGCTCTTGCCACGGCCGCTCCGGTTCTCGTTACGGTTGGAGGGATCGTGTACGTTGTAACCGCTTACAGCCGGATCAAGACGGCGGCGGACTCGGCCATAGCGCAACCGGATGATCTCCCTCTGGATCTTTCGCCTCCCGGTATGCGCACCGGCTTATCCTCAGCCGGGTAACGTGCGATAGTCGGGTGGTTGCCCGTTTGCCAGTGAGGAGGTCTTGATGCCGCTCGCTCACATTCACTTCATGTATGACCTCGTAGAGGGTGACCTTCAGGAGGCGAAACGCAAGCTCGCGGACGAGGTGGCGGACAGCATTGCCCGCAACGTGGTTCACCATCACCAGGGCTCGCCCAAGGACCTGGTAACCGTGGTTTTCCATGACATCGGCGCCGACGACTGGGCTGCCGGCGGCACCCTCTTCAACGACCGGAACCCCTGACCTTCGCCCAGGTTGCACCAGCCCTTCCCGCATCGTAGGATGCCTATTCGGTACGCCCGGCTGCTGCGGTAGCGGGCGGAAGAACCCGATCAGCATAACCCTCTCAACGGGTCGGCCCGTGTGCAGGCGCGTTGTTCGTATGTAGCTATCAGCCATCTCCGGGGAGCCCATGCGCGTAGCGGTGGACATAGGCGGTACCTTTACCGACGCTGTGGTCATCGACGACGATGGCAACACTCGTACAGCCAAGGCACTCACCACCCCGAGCCAGCTTTACGACGGTGTTCTCTCAGCACTCGACCAGCTCGGCATCGATTGGACCCAACTCGACTCGATTACCAACGGCACCACCGCCGGGCTGAACGCCTTCCTCGAGCGCCGCGGCGCCCGGGTCGCCCTTCTCACCACCCGCGGGTTCCGGGATGTCTACGAGCTGGGCCGAGCCAACCGGCCGGACATGTACAACGTCCGCTACCGACCCCCTACCCCGCTGGTGCCTCGCCGGTCCATCTACGAGGTGGACGAGAGGATGGCACCGGACGGATCGGTGGTCCTGGCCTTGCAGGAGGAGGCGATCCGCGAGATGGCGCCCCGGCTGGCCGATGACTATGACGCAGTGGCCATCTGTTTCCTCCACTCCTACGCCAACCCCGCCCACGAGCACCGGGTAGCCGAGTTGCTCCGCTCGGTGGACCGCTCGCTCTCGGTCGTGTGCTCCTCCGACGTGGCCCCCGAGTGGCGCGAGTACGAACGGACCAGCACCACGGCCATCGCCGCCTACGTGGCACCCATCGTGGGTAGCTATCTCGAGGAACTGGAGATACGCACCGCCGAGCGGGGCATGCGGGGATCGTTGCGGGTGATGCAGTCCAACGGGGGCGTCATGTCCGCCGGGTCTGCCCGACGCAAGCCTATCCAGACCCTGTTCTCCGGACCCGTCGGGGGCACCATGGCCTGCCTCTCGGTGGCGGACGACCTGATCGAGGAAGCGGCTGCGAGCCGGCTGATATGCGTGGACATGGGCGGGACGTCCTTCGACATGAGCCTGGTGGTGGATGGACGGGCTGACGTCGAACTCGAATCGGAGCTCCAACGGCACCCGGTGCTGGCGCCCACCGTCGCGATCCACACCATCGGCGCCGGTGGGGGAAGTGTCGGCCACACCGCGGGCGGTGGGCTCCGCGTGGGCCCGCGTTCGGCCGGAGCCGTCCCCGGACCCGCCTGTTACGGATCGGGAGGAACGGAACCGACCATCACCGATGCCAATCTCCACCTTGGACGGCTACCGAGTAGCACCCGCCTGGCCGGTGGTATGGCTCTCGACAGGGCAGCCGCCGAACAATCCCTGACGGCGGTGGCGGAGTCCCTGGGGATGGATGAGTTGGAGCTGGCCGCCGGCATGGTCGCGGTGGCCGACTCGACCATGGCCAACGCCATCCGCGAGATCACGGTGATGCGTGGGATCGATCCCCGCGACTTCATCCTGGTGGCTTTCGGAGGAGCCGGCCCGCTCCATGCCACGTCGCTGGCGGACGAGCTCGACCTCGATACGGTGGTGGTACCGGTCAATCCCGGCGTCCTCTCCGCCTATGGAATGCTCCAGACCGACACCCGCCACGACGCCGTCCAGAGTTTCTATGTGCGGGCGGCCGACCTCTCGGATGAAGCCCTCGAGGCCGCCCTGTCGGATCTGGAGGAGCGGGCCCGGATGATGGTG
The window above is part of the bacterium genome. Proteins encoded here:
- a CDS encoding hydantoinase/oxoprolinase family protein, translated to MRVAVDIGGTFTDAVVIDDDGNTRTAKALTTPSQLYDGVLSALDQLGIDWTQLDSITNGTTAGLNAFLERRGARVALLTTRGFRDVYELGRANRPDMYNVRYRPPTPLVPRRSIYEVDERMAPDGSVVLALQEEAIREMAPRLADDYDAVAICFLHSYANPAHEHRVAELLRSVDRSLSVVCSSDVAPEWREYERTSTTAIAAYVAPIVGSYLEELEIRTAERGMRGSLRVMQSNGGVMSAGSARRKPIQTLFSGPVGGTMACLSVADDLIEEAAASRLICVDMGGTSFDMSLVVDGRADVELESELQRHPVLAPTVAIHTIGAGGGSVGHTAGGGLRVGPRSAGAVPGPACYGSGGTEPTITDANLHLGRLPSSTRLAGGMALDRAAAEQSLTAVAESLGMDELELAAGMVAVADSTMANAIREITVMRGIDPRDFILVAFGGAGPLHATSLADELDLDTVVVPVNPGVLSAYGMLQTDTRHDAVQSFYVRAADLSDEALEAALSDLEERARMMVKEDGFDDQAITLEPSADLRYSGQEYTVTLPLDTSQGMATLIEGIPDQFAEAHNVRYGHSNPGEAVEFVNLRMAAFGGMTRPRPQALPTGDVPSPTGMERTWFGDSWFETPVYQRSELPRAAELAGPVIVLEDACTTLVPPNWTATVSGHGHLVLNRS
- a CDS encoding NUDIX domain-containing protein codes for the protein MGCDTKPPDGYDPRAFPPVAVTVDVVTFTIVGNELQILLIRRGQNPGKGRWALPGGFVRPNEGLEEAALRELHEETGVRAQPRHLEQLGTYGTPDRDPRMRVVTVAYWAILANLPEPRGGGDAADASLFSVVMVEADALKLAFDHGTIIKEAVERVRSKLEYTTLAAQFCPPEFTISQLRRVYEVVWNARIDPANFHRKVTTSPDFLRSTGAQTGPRARGGRPAKIYSPGKAMYISSPLMRSPSPTDSEDHPSEEPPDREGAD
- a CDS encoding tautomerase family protein; its protein translation is MPLAHIHFMYDLVEGDLQEAKRKLADEVADSIARNVVHHHQGSPKDLVTVVFHDIGADDWAAGGTLFNDRNP
- a CDS encoding VWA domain-containing protein; translation: MTDATVTEPTKLWFLLDRSGSMGAVAQDVIGGFNTFIADQARAPGTAHLTLVQFDSQAPFEIIHDAVRVEDVPELTTEIYRPRGMTPLLDAIGDLIEHADRRIDARSRDDRPAEDQLVVIFSDGLENASSRYTRARVAELVSRRQEDRWEFVFMGANQDSYLEAGRIGVSRESTSNYAATAVGTSAAFQSISRATREFRGKTRVERTRDSGTFFGGTREAEDVMRPGGGPARGPRRRRGIPNLERAAVGRPITRLGISLFPVYLPGNDLPEIATGPDAGLVIEELRASRVPSLEVTNPTTHPVLIPEGEQLIGGLQDRVLNTSVLVAPSTHLDIPVSCLEQGRWGDRRDFGHGRAFAPRRTRRAKNASVADSVRREGSRRSDQAAVWNVIDQELAHLGVDSGTRAVRDAEQFLRRDRQRAHVIRRLARRGPLPGQCGVVVAHGRRVVAIEVFGNRDLLLPHWEGLVRSHLLERPTANGHPSATLALHRIGRFAGAAAVANRGVGLGTELHVNDRRTVGQALIHQGAVVHASAFMIG
- a CDS encoding alpha/beta hydrolase is translated as METPSVRHGYTTGSQGNRLHYLDYGGEGTTLICMHGVIGNAWNWKAVAAGIGDRRRVVALDFRGYGESQWSADHSYTTSDHVADLGALIEALGEESVDLMGSSWGALVAIQYAAENPDRVGSIVVVDVEASFAQSETDLFPRPTSQADHGEVRTGLGFAFPNAPEEMLELTALTSFGPVDGGRLAPKHDPYFFERWPFRSDDHWERLDGMATPALLVHAADSFVNHDVMADMASRMTNATLVQVENSTHVVPVDNPDGLLEVLLPFL
- a CDS encoding XRE family transcriptional regulator, whose translation is MTTAAEAGNDARPVDGDAVAASLGAALRRLRKAQGLTLQQLASRCGLSQPFLSQLENGKAMPSLMALHYVAQALDTTAHSLLQPQERLDTSLVRHGEGETYQLVEGASVRFLTRGGSHLMEPNEVEFDPGVGTVNTGHEGEEVIYVLEGCLRVELQGSAPVELTRGDVYTYPATIPHTITAAGQAGCRFLVVSSPPSF